From Gigantopelta aegis isolate Gae_Host chromosome 11, Gae_host_genome, whole genome shotgun sequence, the proteins below share one genomic window:
- the LOC121385193 gene encoding trace amine-associated receptor 5-like produces MFSNNTTSSGLDDVQMFLDVVNKTTSSGLDDIQMFLDAVNKNTSSELDDVLMVGRFLGDISDIGGKIADVGGKIVQGVAGLDFLPDIFGSASRLDPTYVAFARFFISTMCTLATINNIFLIVAARITDNGKTRTATYLSSFALVGIFAAAVVMPYGLYQTSGGWNRVMAFFLCNCASPFNIMVCTNATLHLFFIAWDQYMYTCHSIIYKILNAFVLCCIVCWLVIGCWVAALIVSFFPVIDTLTDVSKFIFGVISSFSCFLPPGKIAVFVGQVRFCWWCTLPAYFVPILFVILCYWRICVHAKKDMKLRCTCHSLKVAFKAMLQSEEPTGGIGAMIFLYVVCWFPFFVWSLMEDRFGVTMPDFFRAVFLWIGYSTFVFGPVVYIIFNKPVRDFFCKVIKVTIIVFKCCFRCCKKNCKICRRKTRKSEKSTEGHKPAQVRRSKEKNKTVKAKKTDKVKKTLKVKKTKSSRSNKVGAK; encoded by the coding sequence ATGTTTAGTAACAACACCACATCCTCCGGGTTGGATGATGTACAGATGTTTCTTGATGTAGTAAACAAAACCACATCCTCCGGGTTGGATGATATACAGATGTTTCTTGATGcagtaaacaaaaacacatcctCCGAGTTGGATGATGTACTAATGGTTGGCAGATTTCTAGGAGACATATCTGATATAGGTGGGAAAATTGCTGATGTAGGTGGGAAAATAGTTCAAGGAGTAGCAGGCCTCGACTTTCTACCGGACATATTCGGTAGCGCCTCCAGACTCGACCCGACATATGTCGCCTTTGCCAGATTTTTCATCTCCACGATGTGTACACTGGCAACGATAAACAACATCTTCCTAATCGTTGCAGCCAGAATCACGGACAACGGGAAAACCCGAACGGCAACGTACCTGAGTTCGTTTGCCTTGGTCGGCATCTTCGCCGCTGCGGTAGTGATGCCTTATGGCCTCTACCAGACGTCGGGCGGCTGGAACAGGGTAATGGCCTTCTTCCTCTGTAACTGTGCGTCCCCCTTCAACATCATGGTGTGTACAAATGCCACACTTCACCTGTTCTTTATCGCCTGGGACCAGTACATGTACACGTGTCACTCGATCATCTACAAGATACTGAACGCCTTCGTCCTCTGCTGTATCGTCTGTTGGCTGGTCATTGGCTGCTGGGTCGCAGCATTAATCGTATCCTTCTTTCCTGTCATAGACACGTTAACCGATGTGTCCAAATTTATATTTGGAGTTATATCATCTTTCTCCTGCTTTCTTCCACCGGGGAAAATCGCCGTGTTCGTGGGACAGGTGAGGTTCTGCTGGTGGTGTACTCTTCCAGCGTATTTCGTTCCCATTCTTTTCGTCATCCTCTGCTACTGGAGAATATGTGTGCATGCGAAGAAGGATATGAAACTGAGGTGCACGTGCCATTCGCTGAAAGTGGCCTTCAAGGCTATGCTACAGTCGGAGGAACCCACGGGGGGTATCGGCGCCATGATCTTCCTGTACGTCGTCTGCTGGTTTCCATTCTTCGTGTGGTCCTTAATGGAGGATAGATTCGGCGTCACAATGCCCGACTTCTTCAGAGCCGTTTTCTTGTGGATCGGTTACTCCACGTTTGTCTTCGGTCCTGTTGTCTATATCATCTTCAACAAACCGGTGAGGGATTTCTTCTGCAAGGTTATCAAGGTCACCATAATCGTTTTCAAGTGCTGTTTCAGGTGTTGTAAGAAAAATTGCAAAATATGCCGTCGGAAGACTAGGAAATCTGAAAAGTCTACCGAAGGTCATAAGCCTGCGCAAGTTCGTCGCTctaaagaaaagaacaaaactGTTAAGGCTAAGAAAACTGATAAGGTTAAGAAAACTCTTAAGGTTAAGAAAACTAAGTCTTCTAGGTCTAACAAAGTTGGTGCTAAATAA